A genomic stretch from Strongyloides ratti genome assembly S_ratti_ED321, chromosome : 1 includes:
- a CDS encoding Tetraspanin/Peripherin family-containing protein yields MVDISTCCASCSRIINILLNLILLLVGLAIIGLTLWIRLDDRFEYEIRSNLMNITTNQNTYDMINTKQQLQFGILVVFWIFLGYGLLDAIIGLLGMVSNGCNSKCCLGFYSFLAIILLLVEVAVIIFIVVTKDNYLSTVTKYVRLAVQSNNYDYNALRMRYSCCGSDQNTIGCQQGSLNCVDAVWGRLFEVIIVGLIIIGIKAFGKLITSILSCVPMCGTKYNTLVEAPAHAS; encoded by the exons aTGGTTGATATAAGTACTTGTTGTGCCAGTTGTAGtagaattattaatattttattaaatttaatattattattagttgGATTAGCAATTATTGGTTTAACATTATGGATAAGACTTGATGACCGTTTTGAATATGAAATAAGAAGtaatttaatgaatattaCCACTAATCAAAATACTTATGATATGATAAATACAAAACAACAACTTCAATTTGGTATACTTGTTGTTTTTTGGATTTTCCTTGGATATGGGTTACTAGATGCAATTATTGGATTACTTGGAATGGTCAGTAATGGATGTAATAGTAAATGTTGTTTAGGTTTTTATTCTTTCCTTGCAATTATCCTTCTACTTGTTGAAGTTGctgttattatatttatagttgttactaaagataattatttaagTACAGTAACAAAATATGTTCGTTTAGCTGTTCAATCTAATAATTATGATTATAATGCTTTACGTATGAGG TATTCTTGTTGTGGTTCTGATCAAAATACAATTGGATGTCAACAGGGTAGTTTAAATTGTGTTGATGCTGTTTGGGGAAGACTTTTTGAAGTTATTATTGTAggattaataataattggtATTAAAGCATTTGGAAAACTTATAACATCCATATTAAGTTGTGTACCAATGTGTGGTACTAAATATAATACTCTTGTTGAAGCTCCTGCACATGCAAGTTAA
- a CDS encoding 26S proteasome non-ATPase regulatory subunit 3 yields MVEKMEVEEAKPEVIEDSAEKKSEILFNNIKDCCLLLEKGESFILGRLLQSLTRTRKELNAGVLGRLINQFLHNVPQQKEALLALLPTECNNSKTGAPMEIDVNVDTDSGKKELSSQSKSPRVNRKGESVVPEIELYIHILSVLYLVDAKNNDNALKACQSLIDRVDILENRSLDAILAKAFYYYGLMHERNGKLESIIGYFNARLRTATLRHQKESQAVLINYLIRAYIVTKQYHTAAQLLSKVVFPEHVNNNELARFYYYQGRIRALQLKYKEAFELFENAFRKAPQNAAVGFKQNVQKWMIVLCLLRGEVPDKTIFKQEIFRGILTPYYRLANACRKGDVENFDEVVSECRDKFVNDEILSLVVRLRQNVIRTAVRNISLAYSKIGINEIAKKLGIKNSTEVEYLVAKAIKDGNINAYITFDKSANERFLQSREIEDMYKGEKPQLDFDSRIKTCLELHNHLVRALRFPPNNKGLNVETIEEQRKREQQELDFVKELAEEDDDDF; encoded by the exons ATGGTTGAAAAAATGGAGGTAGAAGAGGCTAAGCCTGAAGTAATTGAAGATTCAGCTGAAAAAAAATCAGAGATACTTTTTAACA atataaaaGATTGTTGTCTTCTTCTGGAGAAAGGTGAATCATTCATTCTTGGAAGACTTTTACAATCACTAACAAGAACACGTAAAGAACTTAATGCTGGAGTTTTAGGACGTCTTATTAATCAATTTTTACACAATGTGCCACAACAAAAAGAAGCATTATTAGCTTTACTTCCAACAGAATGTAACAATTCTAAAACAGGTGCTCCAATGGAGATTGATGTAAATGTTGATACTGATAGTGGTAAAAAAGAATTGTCCAGTCAAAGTAAAAGTCCTCGTGTTAATCGTAAAGGAGAATCTGTTGTTCCTGAAATTGAATTATACATTCATATACTTTCTGTTCTTTATCTTGTTGATGCTAAAAATAATGACAATGCATTAAAAGCTTGTCAGTCTTTAATTGACAGAGTAGATATTCTTGAGAATAGAAGTTTAGATGCTATTTTAGCTAAGGCTTTTTATTACTATGGTCTTATGCATGAACGTAATGGAAAATTAGAATCAATTATTGGTTATTTTAATGCACGTCTTCGTACAGCTACCTTACGTCATCAAAAAGAATCACAAGCAGTTTTGATTAACTACCTAATTCGTGCTTATATTGTTACCAAACAATATCATACTGCCGCACAATTATTGTCTAAAGTTGTATTCCCAGAACATGTTAACAATAATGAACTTGCTCGTTTCTACTATTATCAAGGAAGAATTCGTGCTCTTCAACTTAAATACAAGGAAGcttttgaattatttgaaaatgcTTTTAGAAAGGCTCCACAAAATGCTGCTGTTGGATTTAAACAAAATGTACAAAAATGGATGATTGTTTTGTGTCTTCTTCGTGGTGAAGTTCCtgataaaactatttttaaacaagAAATTTTCCGTGGCATATTAACACCATACTATCGTCTTGCTAATGCCTGTAGAAAGGGAGATGTTGAAAATTTTGATGAAGTTGTTTCTGAGTGCAGAGATAAGTTTGTCAATGATGAAATATTGTCTTTAGTTGTTCGTCTTCGTCAAAATGTTATTAGGACTGCTGtaagaaatatttcattAGCTTATTCTAAAATTGGTATTAATGAAATTGCTAAAAAACTTggaattaaaaattcaacTGAAGTGGAATATTTAGTAGCAAAGGCAATTAAAGATGGTAATATCAATGCATATATTACATTTGATAAATCAGCAAATGAAAGATTCTTACAATCAAGAGAAATTGAAGATATGTATAAAGGTGAAAAACCTCAATTAGATTTTGATTCAAGAATTAAAACTTGTCTTGAGTTACATAATCATCTTGTAAGAGCATTGAGATTTCCACCAAATAATAAAGGTCTTAATGTTGAAACTATTGAGGAACAACGTAAAAGAGAGCAACAG gAATTGGATTTTGTTAAAGAATTGGCTGAAGAAGATGATgatgatttttaa
- a CDS encoding 39S ribosomal protein L32, mitochondrial, with protein sequence MHYCYRMLARFNKKCEDLIRLGYNIISSNYPPIAPAFAASPSISFPSSTSSPQSYDVSQIINDMRTLLGVPKYRTSKPKKQTRKFSYLNLLKPEENLITCQFCGSYHQADTLCKTCYSKVREITNMIKSKMMEYNPYKGESQDRGIFVKYADSEEVKPEVVNGKRIIEIEKPRNSWFINIIKSEKDEKKKN encoded by the exons ATGCATTATTGTTATAGGATGTTGGCtcgttttaataaaaaatgtgaaGATTTAATACGATTAggatataatattatatcttcTAATTATCCTCCAATTGCACCAGCATTTGCTGCGTCACCCAGTATATCGTTTCCTAGTAGCACGTCATCACCGCAAAGTTATGATGTCAGtcaaataattaatgatatGAGGACTTTATTAGGTGTTCCAAAGTACAGAACTTCTAAAC caaaaaaacaaacgagaaaattttcatatttaaatttattaaaacccgaagaaaatttaattacatGTCAATTTTGTGGAAGTTACCATCAGGCTGATACACTATGTAAGACTTGTTATTCAAAAGTAAGAGAAATTACCAATAtgattaaaagtaaaatgaTGGAATACAATCCATATAAAGGTGAATCACAAGATCGTggaatttttgttaaatatgcTGATAGTGAGGAAGTAAAACCTGAAGTTGTAAATGGAAAAAGAATTATCGAAATTGAAAAACCAAGAAATTCATggtttattaatattattaaaagtgaaaaggatgaaaagaaaaaaaattaa
- a CDS encoding A-kinase anchor protein 1, mitochondrial: MALSGISVTALIWLYLRQRKDNPIKELPKNNERRQIDCNEKKENISLHNSPLAFECPTTPTLDDDEASKTYLASQEGTNDDRNQLNTEPFEVTLEDDLNKKISSIGDWASICETTEDNSNMPEKKIEQTQVMGAGDGETFINAKSPSINSENSDDLGSADSGRASSGETYSAGQSYIQVPNFPMYEFEIPHSLVGLIIGIRGQTIKELCERANVKMLIRKHHSLEKQKTHQVCTVEGKREHINKCLRMLRHRFPTNRFPDLNLSPILPAPIPLSPNAPGASPSMLILPFNVSCEAFISSLIDAGHFFLQQPTHPTFTSLPTLDKYMNIIYSQQTGIPELPKPLTSGFLCAAPAHDGWARAITCIVFEEEDEVIVRYVDYGGYARVPRSDLKQIRTDFMALPFQSCECYIAHVEPADGSSTWSPLANALFTENCLSKVIEVKVVGYNVKDEIPVVEIQYTDNQGHTMLFHELLLRKELAKPSDPSKVRMEPKKSEKPTGVQVLAP, from the exons ATGGCATTAAGTGGTATTTCTGTAACGGCATTGATTTGGCTTTACCTTCGTCAGCGCAAAGATAATCCAATTAAAGAATTACCAAAAAACAATGAAAGGAGGCAAATAGAttgtaatgaaaaaaaagaaaatatatcattacaTAATTCTCCTCTTGCTTTTGAATGTCCTACAACACCTACTCTTGATGATGATGAGGCATCTAAAACGTATCTTGCTTCACAAGAAGGTACAAATGATGATCGGAATCAG ttaaacaCAGAACCTTTTGAGGTTACATTAGAAGAcgatttaaataaaaaaatatcttctaTTGGTGATTGGGCTTCTATTTGCGAGACTACAGAAGATAATAGTAATATgcctgaaaaaaaaattgagcAAACTCAAGTTATGGGAGCTGGAGACGGtgaaacatttataaatgcTAAATCACCATCAATTAATTCTGAGAATAGTGATGATTTAGGATCTGCTGATAGTGGTAGAGCATCATCTGGTGAAACATATTCAGCTGGACAAAGTTATATTCAAGTTCCTAATTTTCCAATGTACGAGTTTGAAATTCCACATTCATTAGTTGGTTTAATCATTGGAATTCGTGGACAAACAATAAag gaACTTTGTGAAAGAGCTAATGTTAAAATGTTGATAAGAAAACATCATTCAttagaaaaacaaaaaactCATCAGGTATGTACAGTTGAAGGAAAAAGAGAACATATCAATAAGTGTTTGAGAATGTTACGTCATAGATTTCCTACAAATAGATTCCCAGATTTGAATTTATCTCCAATCTTACCAGCTCCTATTCCTTTATCACCAAATGCTCCAGGTGCATCTCCATCCATGTTAATTTTACCTTTCAATGTCAGTTGCGAAGCTTTCATTTCTTCACTTATTGACGCGGGCCATTTCTTCCTTCAACAACCAACTCATCCAACATTTACCTCTTTACCAACATTGGataaatatatgaatattatttattctcAACAAACTGGTATTCCAGAATTGCCAAAACCATTGACATCAGGATTTTTATGTGCTGCTCCAGCACATGATGGATGGGCACGTGCTATTACATGTATTGTTTTTGAAGAAGAAGATGAGGTTATTGTTAGATATGTTGATTATGGTGGTTATGCTAGAGTACCACGTAGTGATCTTAAACAAATTAGAACTGATTTTATGGCTTTACCATTCCAATCATGTGAATGTTATATTGCTCATGTTGAACCAGCTGATGGATCATCTACATGGTCACCTCTTGCAAATGCCTTATTTACAGAAAATTGTTTAAGTAAAGTTATTGAAGTTAAAGTTGTAGGATATAATGTTAAAGATGAAATTCCAGTCGTAGAGATTCAATATACAGATAATCAGGGTCAT actATGCTTTTCCATGAActattattaagaaaagaaTTAGCTAAACCATCAGATCCATCAAAAGTTCGTATGGAACCAAAAAAGAGTGAGAAACCAACTGGTGTACAAGTTTTAGCACCATAA